GAAGACCTCATCGATGGCGACCTCCTCCAGAAATATCTCCCCGCCTTCAAAGAATTGGGCCAGACTTTCTGGGTCGAGGAAAACGCGTTCAAGACCCATCTGCCGGAAGGATCGGACTATGCCATCCAGGCCGTTTCGTTTGAGAAAATTGCCGATCTTGTTCAACGGACCGACCGATTTTTTATCTTTTAATCGAGGAGCGAGATGGTCCGTATTCTTCATGTGCTAAAAGATGCCAATCCCGCCGAAGCCTTAACGGTCATTTCAAGGGAAGCGAAGGGGTCCGCTCAAGACCTGTCTGTCCTTCTTATTCAGGAGGCGGTTCGTTTGACACCGGACCTACCGGTCAAGATCTATGTTCTGGAAGAAGACGCTCAAAAGAGAGGGATGGCCGCGGGATTCGAACCGATTAATTACACAAAAATGCTCGATCTGATTCTATCTTCTCATTCAATCATCGTATGGTAACCCATACCTACTCGTGGGCCGCTTTATATTCTTCATACCAGGCCATTTGAATCGCTTCCAATATTTTTTCATTAGAGGCCTTGGGATCGTCCTTGAACTCGGACAATTCCGTCACCCATTGGTGCATCTGGGTGAACCGGACCGTTAAAGGATCAAGTTCCGGATAGCGGTCGATCAACCTCAAAGCGATCTCTTCTGTATCCTGCCAACCCAACTCCATCCAGAATCTCCCAAGGGATCAATGCCCGCCTTCGCCCTCTTCCATGATTTCCACGATGACATCGCCCTGGACCACCGCCTGGCAGCCCAACCGCGAGGAAAGAGTCAAGCCTTCGGCCATATCCAGACGATCCTCTTCGTCCTGTTCCATGGCTGAAAGGTTTTCCATGCCCTGTTTCACAACAATGTGACAGGTCGTACAGGCACAGTTCCCGCCACAGTTGTGACCCATGGTAATCCCATGGGCCAGAGCGATATCCAGCAAAGAACCCGGCTTTCCGTCGTGCTGCAAAGGAAATTGTGACTCATCCACTTCCACCGTCTTATTCACCGGCAGAAAAGTCACCTTGTACTTCTTTTTGACGCCGTTCCCTTCCATAGCGGCTTGGCTGTTCTGTAAAACATTCCCGATTTTTGTTTCCATGGAAAGTCTTTCCCGTCCTTCGACCGAATCAGGGCAGTTCCGAAAGTTCTTTATCCTTTAAGCCGCTCTGCAAGGTCGAATCCATTAAACGTTCGGCCAGATGAACCGTGATCTTGTCTAGCTGTTCGATTCGTTCCCGAATAACACGGTGGTCGTTCCCCTCCACCGATCGCTTAAGTTCCGCCACCTGGTCCTGGATTTGGCGCTTCTCTTCCGGTTCGATGAGTTGCTCGCCTTGTTTTAAGGCCCGTTCGGTATGACGAAGAATCGTCTCGGCCTCGTTCCGCGCCTCAACCAGGAGCCGGGCTTCGACATCGCTTTTTGCAAACTTGAATGAATCCTCGATCATTCGCGTTACGTCGTCATCACTGAGACCGTAGGAGGGCTTCACATCGACGGACTGCTCCCGTCCGCTCCGAAGGTCTTTCGCACCCACATGAAGAATCCCGTTCGCATCGATCGTAAAGTTGACCTCGATCCGCGGCATGCCCGCCGGCAAGGGATCGAGGTCCTTAAGCTGAAATCTCGCGAGGCTGCGATTATCTTTGACCAACTCCCGCTCTCCTTGGAAGACATGGACGTCCACGGAATGCTGACCGTCAACGAACGTCGTGAACAGCTCCTTGGCGTTCGTCGGAATCGTGCTGTTGCGCGGAATCAGGACGCTCATGACTCCGCCCATCGTTTCGATGCCGAGCGACAAGGGCGTCACGTCCAGCAAGAGCATGTTTTGAATACCGCCCGCCAGGATATCGGCCTGGACCGCGGCACCCAAGGCGACCACTTCATCTGGATTCAGCTCAGAATGGGGCGCTTTCTGAAAAAACTCCTGAACCATCCGGCCCACCAAGGGCATGCGCGTCGCACCGCCCACCAATACGACTTCGTCGATATTCTCCGGCGTTAAACGCGCATCTTCCAGAGCCTGACGACACGGCCCCATCGTTAAGTCGATCAGATCTTTGACCAGCGATTCCAACTCAACCCGTTTCATGGATCGGCGGTAAACAATTCCCTGTTTGAGCGGCACTACAATGTCGGTCACCTCGTCCGCGGACAGTCGCCGTTTGGCTTTCTCGACTTCCAAGCGAATCTGCTGGACCACCTCCACATCCTTTCGGAGGTCCTGACCCAATTGAACCTGGATTTCTTTTAACACCTGCTCCATCACGCGTTGGTCGAGATCATCTCCTCCCAAATGGGTGTTCCCGTTGGTGGACAGAACTTCAAAAATGCCCTCCTTAACTTTCAGGATGGAAATATCAAAAGTCCCGCCTCCCAAGTCGTAAATCGCAATCACGCCGTGCTTTTTTTTCTGGAGACCGTAGGCCAAACAGGCCGCCGTGGGTTCATTGACAATACGCAAGACATCCAATCCCGCGATCCGTCCCGCATCCTTGGTCGCCTGGCGCTGACTGTCGTTAAAATAGGCCGGCACCGTGATGACGGCCTGCGTAACCGACGTCCCCAAAAATTCCTCTGCGCGCTGTTTGACTTCCTTAAGAATGAGCGCCGATAACTCGGGCGGGGTTAATCGGTAAGGGCCTAATTCAACCTGAATAATACCCGGTTGCTTTTCGGTCATGGAAACCGGAAAATATTTTCGTTCTTCCTGCGCATCCAAAAGCCCTTTTCCCATCAAGCGCTTGATCGAATAAACCGTCGATTGCGGATGGGTAATCAAACGATTCTTGGCTCTGTCCCCGACAATCCAGCCCTGTTCATCGATTGAGATCACGGATGGGACAAGCGTCCGACCCTCGCCGTCCGCAATGACCCTCGGCTCTTTACCGTCCATATATGCGACGA
This genomic window from Nitrospiria bacterium contains:
- the iscX gene encoding Fe-S cluster assembly protein IscX, coding for MELGWQDTEEIALRLIDRYPELDPLTVRFTQMHQWVTELSEFKDDPKASNEKILEAIQMAWYEEYKAAHE
- the dnaK gene encoding molecular chaperone DnaK, which encodes MSKIVGIDLGTTNSLVAYMDGKEPRVIADGEGRTLVPSVISIDEQGWIVGDRAKNRLITHPQSTVYSIKRLMGKGLLDAQEERKYFPVSMTEKQPGIIQVELGPYRLTPPELSALILKEVKQRAEEFLGTSVTQAVITVPAYFNDSQRQATKDAGRIAGLDVLRIVNEPTAACLAYGLQKKKHGVIAIYDLGGGTFDISILKVKEGIFEVLSTNGNTHLGGDDLDQRVMEQVLKEIQVQLGQDLRKDVEVVQQIRLEVEKAKRRLSADEVTDIVVPLKQGIVYRRSMKRVELESLVKDLIDLTMGPCRQALEDARLTPENIDEVVLVGGATRMPLVGRMVQEFFQKAPHSELNPDEVVALGAAVQADILAGGIQNMLLLDVTPLSLGIETMGGVMSVLIPRNSTIPTNAKELFTTFVDGQHSVDVHVFQGERELVKDNRSLARFQLKDLDPLPAGMPRIEVNFTIDANGILHVGAKDLRSGREQSVDVKPSYGLSDDDVTRMIEDSFKFAKSDVEARLLVEARNEAETILRHTERALKQGEQLIEPEEKRQIQDQVAELKRSVEGNDHRVIRERIEQLDKITVHLAERLMDSTLQSGLKDKELSELP
- a CDS encoding 2Fe-2S iron-sulfur cluster-binding protein, giving the protein METKIGNVLQNSQAAMEGNGVKKKYKVTFLPVNKTVEVDESQFPLQHDGKPGSLLDIALAHGITMGHNCGGNCACTTCHIVVKQGMENLSAMEQDEEDRLDMAEGLTLSSRLGCQAVVQGDVIVEIMEEGEGGH